A part of Micromonospora chersina genomic DNA contains:
- a CDS encoding cupin domain-containing protein encodes MSYPPPRYSGPAGALTATFRPADAPPDVVIGSRTTVGHLATGATTDGAFGLYRWDMAATPPADTTPRGHYHRTFAESFFILDGTVSLLTGDRWIDAGPGDYLYVPPGGIHAFANNSGLAASMLVLFTPGAPREPYFRELAEIVTSGRRLTRREWTALYARHDQYEAPV; translated from the coding sequence ATGTCCTATCCACCGCCGCGGTATTCCGGCCCCGCGGGCGCGCTGACCGCCACCTTCCGGCCGGCGGACGCGCCGCCCGATGTGGTGATCGGAAGCCGGACCACGGTGGGTCACCTGGCCACCGGGGCGACCACCGACGGCGCGTTCGGCCTCTACCGGTGGGACATGGCCGCCACACCCCCGGCCGACACCACGCCCCGCGGCCACTACCACCGCACGTTCGCCGAGTCGTTCTTCATCCTCGACGGGACGGTCTCCCTCCTCACCGGCGACCGGTGGATCGACGCCGGGCCCGGGGACTACCTGTACGTGCCGCCCGGCGGCATCCACGCCTTCGCCAACAACTCGGGTCTCGCGGCGTCGATGCTGGTCCTGTTCACGCCGGGCGCCCCCCGCGAGCCGTACTTCCGGGAACTGGCCGAGATCGTCACCTCCGGCCGCCGGCTCACCCGGCGGGAGTGGACCGCGCTGTACGCCCGCCACGATCAGTACGAGGCCCCGGTCTGA